In the Carassius auratus strain Wakin unplaced genomic scaffold, ASM336829v1 scaf_tig00033530, whole genome shotgun sequence genome, GACTCATCAAATATCAAGccacttttattttttgttttttgagattGAAATACAGTATGCATTTAAAGAAGCTGAGTCTTTGCTAGTTTAGACAGCTGATGATCTGCTCGGGCTGGTCCAGGTTTGCATGAACACTGGTATGAATATGAAGATCTTGCTttgattttaaagcatattttattccaGCGATGCTTCAGACAATGTAGTGTTTCAAGTTCTGTTGTTTGAATTTCTGCATGTTTGAAGACTGCTTGGACGAGTTTCCATTTGTTGAAAGGTCTTCAAAGTAGACACATGCTATGTTCCAGATGCTGTCATTGTGTTTCGGTTCTAATGTTGATGTTAATGTTGTTTTGAGGATCATGATGGACCGGCCGCCCAGCAGTTACGGCTCCATGCAAAGTGACGATCATGAAGAGGAACTTAATGACTTTGATGAATCGCCGCTCAAACAATCAACAAGGTACGCTAatattcaaatacacacacaaaaaagcattTAGAGTCTCAttctcttaataataataatgatgatgatgaatcaTTATGTAACCGATAGATCAGTTTTTGAACTCAAATtgtcacttaattttttttttctgttcaaacttctggttcattttttttttttttgaggtaaaTAAGTGATGTGAGAGACATTCTTTCAGTGTAactaaattttttgttttgttgttgaaagaagtcttttatgctcaacaaggctgcatttatttaatcaaaaatataattaaagctataatgagaaatattgataagaaagttatttttttgtaatttcaatgtattgtaaaatgtaattgattcctgtgatgcagagctgaatttttaacatcattacCTCCTTCAGAAATTAGCCCAGTAGTTTAATATATGACACATactatataatgtaaaatgaaaattataataaaacacatttacaacaaaacattatgaaaaaaacAACTCACATACATTTTTTAGCCTTAATTTTTTAGTGCACTTCATTAAATGTTGCAGGCATAAGTTACATTGCATGGTTATATCATACATGTGTATTTTCAGGGTCAGGCTTCATCGCCCAGATTCGCCAGAGACCGCAATTACTGAACGTACAAACACAAACCAGTCCAGTATATACAAAGATGGACTGTTCCTGAGACAACCCATCATGCACATAGGCGATTATCATGTTCAACACAGGTACTACATCAACCGTGCACTCCTTCATCTTAACGTCTCTGAAGTCATGAGGTTCATTTTCACGTTTCCTGTCATTCAGCATTAACAGAGAGCCCTCGATCATGGAGCCGTCTGAGATGCAGAGCGACATAAGAACAGAAGCAGCGATGGATGAAGAGTTGAATGACAGAGACAcggagataaatgagagaggcGTGCAGGAAGTGCAGAATGAAAACGCTGCAATGGAGGTCCAGGTGGAGCAGGCAGAGGCAACGACAGAAGAGGAGGATTTTGATGAAATTGTTATACAATGTGAAGAACCGAGagatcctcctcctcttcctccggAAGGCGCCGGTCTGcagtttaaacacaaacacagctcccTCACACTGCGCCATGTGTTAAAGgtagatgtagattttttttgtgtttctgttgaaaACCATAGAGAAAACTTTCAGAAGCTTAAAGCATGACAttaaataatagtcagaaaaattcaactctttttttttaccttttagatTAATATACACACAGATGGATATACACACATTCAACTTTTATGGCTCATTTTGCATTATACAATGGGAATATGGATTTCATTATTGGCAAGGAAAAACAgcgggggtttttttttttttttttctctccagagGCCCAAGCTGACCAAAATACACAATTTGGTGCAGATGCAGATATTTACATGGTCAAAAAGTATAAAATAGCTGATAGCTATAGAATATTTACAAAATGATAGGGAGGTAACAATTCACTCGACTTCAAGATAATTTTATTATCTGATTTCAAGatactttttttgttaaaataaaatgtgatttaactcaatttataaatgaaaaggtgCCTTTTTATTGCTTTGAccaaatgctgcacatttctttgtgaaattgaaatatgcaaaataacaaaacttaagtttaaaatttaaaacatcccaaagaaaataaataacaaaaatacaagaatctcttcatataaacaaactaaggctttggattttaatcacgatccaaacaaagatgctgcatacattaAGCATGAgcacttttttatttcaatttgattTTATAATTCTGAAATTTGAAGTGAAAACAGAATGTTTTGTCTTTTCGTTTTGAAAAACTATACTACGTGAAACCGAAACGGCAGAAGCTCTGAATGAGATGCagtttcactctctgacagcaggtggcactaatgGAGCGGTAGATATACAGCGTTTCATTGGATACTGCTTTAAACGGAGCACTGATGCACTTATAAACACTACTACTTTACCAAATTAACTTTTCTGATACcgtcagttcccctcagagatacattcatataaactcctaccccaaGTTGTATCATCCCTATAAATTGTTACATCCCTATAAAGcgatataaatattatttgtcgCTCTATATCTCCAAATACTGTCTTGTAGATATTTCAATGCTtagtttgatgaaaaatacatattatgcAATGAAATCTAATGGTGACTGAGAGATAAACtaataaacattcctcaaaaggAAAATTGGACGTTTGTACAGTTACATTAAAAGACTGTTTACTTTATAAAATTCTATAAACTGTCACTCAGGCGACAGAAAGCATGGAGTAGATTGTGTGTGACGGGTTAAACAGGAAGGTTTTGATCAATtgataatttaaaagtaaatgtagAGTGCAAGGTGACCATATTTCTGTATAAACCCAGACTTGATATAGGTTTGTTTATGTTTCTTTATCTCATTCAGCAAATGGTGGGGTGTCTTTCCCAGCTCCATCCAGGAGAGATTGCCTATTTTAAGCGTTGTCTGAGCACTCACTACAGATTCAGGAAGAACTACTCGACAATTGCGGATCTTAATGACCCACTGGATGTGATCGATAAAATGATCGAGGTCTGTGGGCTGGGAGAAACTCTGCATCTCACCATACGATCCCTCCACAACGTTGGAAAAGGCGATCTAGATGGATACCTAAGGAAGAGCTGTAGAAGAGGTACAACAGCTTCACAcatcacaaaaaagaaaagtaattatCGTGATTTAATTAGAGCTGGACGGTTTGACCAAAAATCTGTATCACAGGATTGTGGCAGATTCACATTTCAGGTTTTTTGTCTTATTATGAATCAGAATGTATGAAAGATACTGTAAAAGtaaaattagattgtataattacACAATTTAAAACGAAAACAGAATGGTCTTTCTTTAGCTTTTTGAAACTGTACTACATAAAACAcatctgcacaaaacaaaaacagcagatggggtgaatgagacgcagattcactctctgacagcaggtggcgcttatggagcAGCAGCCATATAGAGTTTCTTTGATTTACCGctttaaacaaagcagcgctgcacttataaactactttaaagggatagttctccaaAAAATGGAAATTACCCCAGATTTTATTTGCCCTCAAGCCATccttggtgtatatgactttcttctttcagacaaatccaatcggAGTCAAAATAACAAATATCCCGGCTCTTcccagctttataatggcagtgggtGGATGTTTCTGTTCAACAGAAGTCCAAAAAAAGCGCATCCATCTGtaataaaaagtgcctcacattgctccagggggtgaataaaggcatcctatatatatgtatatacacatacacacacacatttttgtgaTTTCTACTATTGATACACTTTTTCAaggattaaaaatatattttctcatgTTTAAAATGAGTTTGAATTACGTTATAAAATTTGTGTCTGCTTTAGCCAAAATACTTAATGGTCACTTTTGCTCATCTAGGCtggaataaaatgtcatttattcctttgatgcattTCGTATAGAATGTGGTGTAAAAATAAACCTTGAATAAACTTCCTTGTCTGCATCTTAAGTTCCTGATTTTCTTTccttgttttgtttctttctagCTGTGTTACTGCATGACCTGAAATTAGCTTACAACAGACGCTATTACAATCTCTATGAAGGCCGATGTCGTCCAGGTCAACAGCGATACATCAGTGACGTCTATGTCGAACCCGTAACAGTCATCAGAGGCACCAGGGAGCCCATCAACCCTGAGAATGAGGTCTTCAAGATACCTTATACAGTTGAGGAGACCCAAATCAGAGCCGCAGACATCTTTCGGCCCCTTCCTCACGAACAGAAACCAATCCGTATGGTCATGATGACGGGAATTCCCGCCTGTGGTCTAACGGTGGCTATTAATAAGTTTATCATTGACTGGATAGAGGAAAAAAGCAATCAGGATTTTCAATTCGTGTTCCCTTTGCCGGCCAAAGAGTTGCACCTTGGGAAAGATGGAAATCAGAGCTTCTTAGAGCTACTTGGAAGCTTTTTCGCAGAGGCTGACGACATTAAATTCATTGAGAAGCCCGATTGCTTGAGTCTGTTTGTTATTAACGCTCTAGAATGTTATAAGTACAACCTGGACTTCAAAAACAATGAAGTGATCACAAGCGCCAGGACGAAAGCACCATTAGATGCTCTTCTCACCAGTTTAATAAAAGGCACGTTGCTTCCGAATGCCAGAGTTTGGATCACCAGCCACGTCACTGCCTCCCATCGAATTCCTCCGCATCTAATCGACAGGTATGTAGAGTTAAGAGGATTCACGGATGAGAAGAAGGAAGAGTACTTTACCAAGAGAACCACTGAACCGGAGCTCGGGAGGAAGGTTTATAACCACATGAAGCGCTCCAAAGCGCTTGAGATCATCTGCCACCTTCCTCTCTTCAGCTGGATGGTGGCGTTCATCTTCGAACGAGGGTTTCGAGATCCCGAATACGGCAAACACCCACCTGGCATCACGGCGTTTTATTCACAGTACATCATCGTGCAGATGAACCGCTCGTTTGAGAAATACCGCGGCGGCAGCAGCGAGGCACAGGATTGGAAGGATGAAGATAAGATGTTTATTGAGATGTTGGGGAAAATGTCATATCGGATGATTCTAGATGGACGGGACTGGTTTAAGGTGGACGATTTGACCTCTGTTCACCTCACATATGAAGCTTTGCGCACTCGGGATGAATTAACCACTGAGGTCAAACGAAGAAACGAAGACCTTCGAACGTGGGTCTTCAAGTTTGTTCACATTACTATTCAGGAATACATGGCCGCTATGTATGTTTATGTGACGTTTAGGAAACACGGGAAAAATGTGATCGAACCAAGCAAGATGTCTTGGTTTCAGGGCACAAACAAGGATCGGTCTATGATTGAGCTCTTCCGTCCCGCCATCGACCGTGCGTTGGCGTCTCCGACCGGACATCTGGACATGTTCCTGCGCTTCCTGATCGGATTGTTGACTCCAGGAACTGAGGATAACTTGCGCGGATACCAGCTCAATCACTACCACCCCAAAGCTAAAGGCACGGAGGATGTGGTCAAATACATCAACAAAAAAATGAGAGATAACCTTCATCCAGACAGGAGAAGAAACCTGGAGTTGTGTCTGGTGGAGCTGGAAGAAGGCAAAGAAGgaagatgagaagaaacacaGCAAGGCAGTGTTCAATCTATGAGGTGGGACTGTGTAACACTAATGTAAACGCAGCGTCCCGCAGGAGCGACTcagttaaagggatggttcaccctgtcattatttacactaGGGTTGTCATGATACCATAAACACATGTTACGATACTATACCAGCTGAAGTATCTGGACACAGTGTTGTATCGCCATACCATGCAAACTGAGAGatatatgcatattatataaGACCGGTTTCACACCACATGTATAAGcagtgcatatttttttcaggcCCATGTTAAAAGAGAAGAGAAGTGCAGCGATCGTTTCAGCGCGGAGTATAATTTTAATGCACAGCTCACGCTGAATTAAAGTCacactgcattgtttttattcaaaatagacacgagtaaacacaaaaaaaataacaaatgtcaccataaaatcacatttttacattttagcgaCTGCCCTACATACAACATTACTTCTATactaccttttaaaaaaaaatacagtggcgTCGCCAGTATTTTGGAGCCTTAGTATTGTGATACTTTCGTAGTACATGTAAACCATGCAACCCTAATtaacactactggtcaaaagtttggattaattatgattattaatgtttttttgtttagtttttttaagtctcttctgctcaccaaggctgcttttatttaattaaaaacagttaAACGGTaccactgtaaaatattattgaaaatctatttaaatattttctgatGTAATTCATTGCTGTGATCAacgctgcattttcagcatcattactccagatgcacatgatccttcataaatcatacTTAAATGCTGATTTGCCACTCATGAACCATTTCTGAAGTGTTTCCGGAAAGCATCGTTAGCTAACTATGGGTTCAAGTCTAAGTGAACTCTAGTGGTAACGTCAGAAGAACTTGTGGCTATAGTTgctttttgggaaacgcacccctgattattatcagtgttgagcTGCCaggtgtttttgtgaaaactgtgataaaCTACTTTTCAAGAAAGAAATGAAcaattttattcaacaagaacaaaagtgacagtgaagagatCTGTTATAAAAGAGTTCATTTCCATttatcaaaaatgcaaaaaaaaaaaattctgatattttgctgtaaaaaaaacaacgttTTGAACATTGACCCTAATTAACATCAACACAActtcatattagaataatttttaaatataataatttagaaaaccattattttggattgtaatgttttacagtattattgcttttactgtttttttcatcaaataaatagagcctttgtgagcagaagacactttacttaaaaaaataaaataaaaaattctaaaatgtgaGTTTATTCCAAACTTTCAACTGGTAGTGTACATCATTGACATCTACAGTCACTGCTGCTTTGATTGGAAtaacatttttcttcattttttttggaGATAAAAATCCATTAATGTGAGTGACATGATGTGTAAATTATAAATGGGGTGAGCTGTTCCTTTCGCTCTTTTTGGTGCTGTGAGCCGAAACATCGGTTTGCTTGTTTGAGTCAGTATGATGATGTGTTTGCTTCAGGCTTTTTTCAGCTAATGAGAATGGGCAATTATAGCACTAATAGATGATATCATTAAAGTGTGCACAATGCTTTCAAGGGGCTGAAGAACTGGAAGTGCACTTCATTAACAATCACCgcttttcataataaaaaataattacatttgtaaacaTTCAGTGAGTAAGCAGTAACATGAATAGCTAGACTATTATCCTGACAGAGCAGCACgttatgatgtttttattcattattctgTGCAGATATGAGCAGTcattgtttttcatgtttcaGGTAATCAcagaatatagatttttatttgtatttgtttttgtatattttttttttacttgtggcATTTGCTTCAGATTTACTCTTCAGAAAGAAATCACCTAGTTACTCATCCAGACATTTGAATAAATGTTCAGTTCTGTCTGCTCATATACACTGACAGATGATGGATTTAAGGTGACATAGTGATTAATAAGCCATTCCTTTTATTGTTGGGGTTTTTAAAGAGGAGTGTGGGTTACAAAACCAAAGAGTTGCTGATTTCTGCATAATCTTCACCATTGTGtccttaataaacatttataataaaaaaatgcctcTAATAGTGGTGCAGTGAGGCTATTTCTTGCCATTTATcaagagaaaaaaatgaataaatctggCAATCTACCcgtaaattaaatgcatattaattctATATagcaaaatatgtttgttttcaaATGCATATGCTATGATTTGGgattttaaaagaaatgcataaaatatgttttttattcatttttaataaattttatctttaataatttttctctttttttcccctaagGCTTATTGACTCATGTAGGTAAAAAGTAAATTTTGAGGGTCATAAATTGcccctaaataaaaaaataaaaattgtttaagaGTATTAAGAGTTAACAGTATTATcttttgtattgattattaaGTGCATTTACGATTCAGTATTTTAACAAGACATCAGTGATGTactctttatatatattatgtaatgtattaatacattttacaaatgtataactaatttgtgcaaaatataatttaatagggTGGCCACATACTAGAATTAGCCGAGACGCTGGATTTTCCGATCTTTGCCGATGTTACACGAGTCTCTGCCACGTGCTGCTTCGGAAGTATCGCGTCAGGAAAGCTAATCTTTCATCTACACGCATTCATATctccagtgttgttgttgttgttatttttttttattttttggacacATTTAAGTCGTGCCTGTGGCCGTAATGCAAATCCGCCACAATATATTTTAGAAACTAAGCCAGTCGTATCTTTTAACATACGCGTCTGTGATTGGTCCATCCTGACACCTATTTTTAACGGCGCTAATTTATATTACACTTAAAGATGACAAGAGAAAAACTTATAATAGCCATTACATTGCAAAATAAACAGTGAATCGTCAGAAATAACAAATACCCACAATTTATAACTTATATTTCATTCTCATTGGCGTTATGCTGTCGCGTGACCATTATTCCTGTAGTACACGAGTGCTCTCAGTGTTTAGGCCAACGGATATACTTTTTTGTTGCCTTTTTCCATTCCATATGGTTGTCTGTTGATTCATAGCTTTCTGAAATCTCCTAATTTTACTTTCTTGTCATGCACTTTCACCTTTAATTTCATGTAATgtagaaaagagaaaataaactaTCCGTGAACACATGCTGCGTAGACTTACTCGGTTTGGTTCGAATCCAACTaggaattaaagctgcaagcagcattttaccggggttcaagcatttaaggcatctgaggtggtcagagccaacctggatgtttggatgacatttaaacacatccaaaatggagaacaggttaacagacagacacacacactgaaagtaaatgattagactaatatatgtatactctataagcatatgcacacacacacacacacacacaaagacacacatatacatgcacaaacattttgttgcagatataggtatttgaaataagtgataggtgacataaaattattgcaagtcttctctttttcagagtttagatgtcattttcaggttaaactgtaatcataatgtggcaaaattgtaaaaactgatacatctatataaacaaaatggaaaacatcaattcaatgagatttaaaatgttataacagttaatgtattaatgttttggcatgaattcatgaaaacagtactgtttaactagctgaatgagcccattagtggtcttccgctgccatctagtggttataaattgcatttactcaaacaacactgtgttttaaaacataactgttatagtgttgtaattttttttttgcccaatctctcttaaattttgcatgcttgtttagaatgaaatcatgcattattttacacagttttgataatttgtgggctttctgtttgtataaataggaattgtgtacactatgcaaataacatattaaaaaattattggtttatagttgcccaaatgcaattgttcaacatgtttttgataattattgaccttcagagtctagagaattgtacttcagtggttttattgattttcatcttaaaccgtatcacaagtatgccaaagtaacttttttaaataatcttgaatatttaattaacagctttattgacaacattggtccaagaggcaaagttgttcagaatgaggagatttatcatatgatatgaagatttagtgtttttgaatgaatatatgaacattttcaaacaatttgaggcgaTTTACCAtataaaatcttgtgttttgagaccttttctactgttatagcgccacctatggtctgatctccatgaaactttgcatgcttgttaagagtcacctgttacatgatatcactgagtttcataaagttttgagttttcctttaggttttataggctttggggtatgtttggccacacccctttttctaaattaccccgttgcagctaaccaaaggacaaaattcaacatgtttttaataattattgatctagagagtccacagaatattactgcagtggtttggttccgatcgggcaaaaaacctaggactagttcgcaaaagtaggtttttaacatatttgtgaataacaattgaacgatttgattgacagcaatggttcttgaggcaaagttgtgcattacgaggagatctatcaaatgatatgcatattgtgttgatatgtgaaacaccacgtgattacagagccataaaactcgttagcgccaactagtggccgatttctttcgaaattcttacagaccttaaggttcatgagtcgaacgtacccagcgagtttcattccgatcaacatccgttaaccctttcaaataggtgcttaaaaattgtttggccaatggcggccatgttttttgagatatgcaaatgtcctcataggtacttgtgccccttcagaccaagacactacataccgattttcaagtcgatcgagccaacggttgcctagttatagcaatttatgtgttttttctatcttatagcgcccccaagtggcagagatgcgcaatttttttgatttgaccaaagattgagctcatacatatgtgtaccgagtttggtgaagatatctcattccgtacaagagttatagtcaaaatagcatttggctaacgttagcattgacgctttttggtgtactgtttcgcgtaagaattgaaatttcaacttttttttgataattattgatattgagtgtccagggaatatttatgaattggtttggttctgattggttgaaaatcctaggactagttcgcaaaagtaggtttcggatatagctcgattttgcgagaaaacggtgcgtcgtagaccccaaaaaggcgccgtgcacttttgttcgggttaacccaaggattgca is a window encoding:
- the LOC113081246 gene encoding NLR family CARD domain-containing protein 3-like, with the translated sequence MSNFGEDSDSENDRIMMDRPPSSYGSMQSDDHEEELNDFDESPLKQSTRVRLHRPDSPETAITERTNTNQSSIYKDGLFLRQPIMHIGDYHVQHSINREPSIMEPSEMQSDIRTEAAMDEELNDRDTEINERGVQEVQNENAAMEVQVEQAEATTEEEDFDEIVIQCEEPRDPPPLPPEGAGLQFKHKHSSLTLRHVLKQMVGCLSQLHPGEIAYFKRCLSTHYRFRKNYSTIADLNDPLDVIDKMIEVCGLGETLHLTIRSLHNVGKGDLDGYLRKSCRRAVLLHDLKLAYNRRYYNLYEGRCRPGQQRYISDVYVEPVTVIRGTREPINPENEVFKIPYTVEETQIRAADIFRPLPHEQKPIRMVMMTGIPACGLTVAINKFIIDWIEEKSNQDFQFVFPLPAKELHLGKDGNQSFLELLGSFFAEADDIKFIEKPDCLSLFVINALECYKYNLDFKNNEVITSARTKAPLDALLTSLIKGTLLPNARVWITSHVTASHRIPPHLIDRYVELRGFTDEKKEEYFTKRTTEPELGRKVYNHMKRSKALEIICHLPLFSWMVAFIFERGFRDPEYGKHPPGITAFYSQYIIVQMNRSFEKYRGGSSEAQDWKDEDKMFIEMLGKMSYRMILDGRDWFKVDDLTSVHLTYEALRTRDELTTEVKRRNEDLRTWVFKFVHITIQEYMAAMYVYVTFRKHGKNVIEPSKMSWFQGTNKDRSMIELFRPAIDRALASPTGHLDMFLRFLIGLLTPGTEDNLRGYQLNHYHPKAKGTEDVVKYINKKMRDNLHPDRRRNLELCLVELEEGKEGR